From the Treponema sp. J25 genome, one window contains:
- a CDS encoding response regulator: protein MTTKEAILCVDDEAIIVFAMKQELKRHYGGRFVYETALDAEEALEIIDDLVGQGIEVVVVISDWLMPGMKGDEFLIRVHDKYPQIGLIMVTGQADDGAIERAIQQAKISTCLKKPWRSQDLIAAIDDILQKAS, encoded by the coding sequence ATGACCACAAAAGAAGCTATTTTATGTGTGGATGATGAGGCCATTATCGTTTTTGCCATGAAACAGGAGCTGAAACGGCACTATGGGGGGCGTTTTGTGTACGAAACAGCCCTCGATGCGGAGGAAGCTCTGGAAATAATTGATGATCTTGTGGGACAGGGAATCGAAGTGGTGGTGGTTATTTCGGACTGGCTCATGCCGGGGATGAAGGGAGACGAATTCCTTATCCGGGTGCACGACAAATATCCCCAGATTGGTCTTATCATGGTAACCGGTCAGGCCGATGATGGGGCCATTGAGCGGGCTATCCAGCAGGCAAAAATATCGACCTGTCTAAAAAAACCCTGGCGTAGTCAGGATCTTATTGCAGCCATCGATGATATACTACAAAAAGCAAGCTAA
- a CDS encoding RNA-binding protein, producing the protein MAKKLYVGNLSYNTSEESLRTLFSNFGNVASAKIVFDRETGNSKGFGFVEMSSDEEASAAIAGINGREFEGRQLRVNEAMDKPRRDRDDRGYGRW; encoded by the coding sequence ATGGCCAAGAAACTGTATGTGGGTAACTTATCCTACAACACGTCGGAAGAAAGTCTGCGGACCTTGTTCTCTAATTTCGGTAATGTGGCATCCGCCAAGATTGTGTTTGACCGTGAAACCGGCAATTCTAAAGGTTTTGGTTTTGTAGAAATGAGCAGCGACGAAGAGGCGAGCGCTGCTATTGCAGGAATCAATGGGCGAGAGTTCGAAGGACGACAATTGCGGGTAAATGAAGCCATGGACAAACCCCGCCGGGACCGAGACGATCGGGGCTACGGTCGCTGGTAA
- a CDS encoding 2TM domain-containing protein: MGWRNHQNTMEKDNEKEERKENPLHQEREKNRVPRRSQFSEEFTMAAREVGEAIREVKDAFTEALVIVKEEYRKSNGNGMELKDARKVEKILKKKVRQRVRHQIEDEAENSEPSYSPLDESESFEAYSLYYEKIQREAHRSPGEFWGHLVSFVVVNAGLMALNMLVTPGFPWALFPFGGWGIGLLTDLVKAFRKKEKLKELEKLPPLREEALELFKKLQKKKDEHSEEVAALVPTSLFLYMINMITTPGFMWSLIPIGGMVIGGLTGFFSKRGEITELERTLKNALQKGGMTSRRGVDMPVRRSEEKVSDPYEQIVLDARSLRDAIREMIQGTAHSRKGPPQPLPGTEEFLPLLDLYVEEIASLVDKRREIATIIEMIPVGTLQQDKVLLKKKLESTETSAMLREEYQRALANIEKQERSLRELQDEKELMEIKIRSSFTALQQMRLDVARLISLAGASQKGSIEQVDHTAEELRRYIQDLKAGYEELNQFESSTKRFLEQKDEVMGK; the protein is encoded by the coding sequence ATGGGATGGAGAAACCACCAGAATACTATGGAAAAGGATAACGAAAAAGAAGAAAGGAAAGAAAATCCCCTTCACCAGGAAAGAGAAAAGAACCGTGTGCCCCGGCGGAGCCAATTCTCGGAGGAATTTACCATGGCGGCCAGAGAAGTAGGCGAGGCTATCCGGGAAGTGAAGGATGCCTTTACGGAAGCGCTGGTAATAGTAAAAGAGGAATATAGAAAATCGAATGGCAATGGAATGGAGTTAAAGGATGCTCGGAAGGTAGAAAAGATTCTTAAAAAAAAGGTGAGACAACGGGTACGACATCAGATCGAGGATGAAGCAGAAAATAGCGAACCTTCATATTCTCCGCTGGATGAGTCGGAATCTTTCGAAGCCTACTCTCTCTATTACGAGAAAATCCAGCGAGAAGCCCATCGTTCTCCGGGGGAATTCTGGGGACATTTGGTTTCTTTTGTGGTGGTTAATGCGGGGCTAATGGCCCTTAATATGCTCGTTACTCCCGGTTTCCCCTGGGCCCTCTTCCCCTTTGGAGGCTGGGGGATCGGGCTTTTAACGGACCTTGTAAAAGCTTTTAGAAAAAAGGAGAAGCTAAAGGAGCTGGAAAAATTGCCGCCCCTGAGAGAAGAAGCTCTTGAATTGTTTAAAAAGCTTCAGAAAAAAAAGGATGAACACTCCGAAGAGGTGGCCGCTCTTGTTCCTACAAGTCTTTTCCTGTACATGATCAACATGATAACCACCCCTGGTTTCATGTGGAGCCTTATCCCTATTGGGGGCATGGTTATAGGAGGGCTCACTGGTTTCTTCTCAAAAAGGGGGGAGATTACGGAGCTTGAACGGACCTTGAAGAATGCTCTCCAAAAGGGCGGGATGACCTCGAGGAGAGGCGTTGATATGCCCGTCCGTCGTTCCGAGGAGAAGGTGTCTGATCCCTATGAGCAAATAGTTCTGGATGCCCGCTCATTACGGGACGCAATCCGGGAAATGATACAAGGCACCGCTCATTCTCGGAAAGGCCCTCCCCAGCCTCTTCCCGGGACCGAAGAATTTTTACCCTTGTTAGATTTATATGTGGAAGAAATAGCATCATTAGTTGATAAACGGCGAGAAATTGCTACAATTATAGAGATGATACCTGTTGGAACTTTACAGCAGGATAAGGTGCTCTTGAAGAAAAAGCTGGAATCGACCGAGACGTCGGCCATGTTACGAGAAGAGTACCAACGGGCCCTTGCGAATATCGAAAAACAGGAGCGTTCCTTGCGGGAATTGCAGGATGAAAAGGAGCTCATGGAAATAAAGATCCGTTCTTCCTTCACGGCGCTCCAGCAAATGCGTCTCGATGTGGCTCGTTTAATAAGTCTTGCTGGGGCCAGCCAGAAAGGGTCTATCGAACAGGTGGACCATACGGCGGAGGAACTTCGTCGGTATATCCAGGACCTTAAAGCAGGATATGAAGAGTTGAATCAGTTTGAAAGTAGTACCAAGAGATTTTTAGAACAAAAAGATGAGGTAATGGGAAAATGA
- a CDS encoding DUF2721 domain-containing protein — protein MEFNLSTPALLFSAISLFMLAFTNRFLSLATLIRQHVALYEEKKDPNTLAQIHNFYRRLKIIKYTQIFAVLSFLLCVISMFIIFVHDETLAKWFFGASLVSLFVSLLFSLQELFLSIGALKLEIERIKG, from the coding sequence ATGGAATTTAATCTGAGTACGCCGGCGTTGCTATTTTCGGCGATTTCACTTTTTATGCTCGCTTTTACTAATCGCTTTTTAAGCCTTGCAACCCTTATTCGTCAGCATGTGGCCCTCTATGAAGAAAAGAAAGACCCAAATACCCTTGCGCAAATTCACAATTTTTACCGGCGCCTTAAGATAATAAAGTATACCCAGATCTTTGCGGTTTTAAGTTTCCTTCTTTGTGTCATCAGTATGTTTATCATCTTTGTTCATGACGAGACCCTGGCCAAATGGTTCTTTGGGGCCAGCCTGGTGAGCCTCTTTGTCTCTCTCCTTTTTTCTCTGCAGGAACTCTTTTTATCCATTGGAGCCCTTAAGCTTGAAATAGAGCGGATAAAGGGATAG
- the radA gene encoding DNA repair protein RadA, translating to MKAKKSRTVIFRCSVCGHEEPKWLGRCPECGAWNTLEERMVHDTREPLASHASHPPLSSLPLSVIDPHEGNRISTGIAELDRVLGGGMMKRSTILVGGEPGIGKSTLLLQAAATSQCTGRVLYISGEESAGQIRMRADRLGVTSDKIELLCTGHMEEIFPVLDAVKPILIIIDSIQTLYTTELGQVPGTINQIKYCTYELIDWVKNHDAILFLVAHVTKDGLISGPKSIEHMVDTVLYFEQNDTEYRFVRAAKNRFGSIDEIGIFSMTEGGMLAVEDPSRLFLVPRDGPLPAGVAKAAVVEGSRVLLVEIQALMVESKGAISRVFSDRIDTNRVSRLAATIEKHLNLRLSDQDIYINVAGGIRLTDVGADLPIAAALYSARTGIPIPDSSIMAGELTLAGEIRPVRRALVRYKTATSLGFQSYFGPKIEGKETSPEVFTSEMGAYHTIQDLKSLIPELFAQIK from the coding sequence ATGAAAGCAAAGAAATCCCGGACAGTTATCTTTCGTTGCAGCGTTTGTGGACACGAAGAGCCGAAATGGCTTGGGCGCTGCCCCGAATGCGGCGCCTGGAACACCCTCGAAGAAAGAATGGTCCATGATACGAGAGAACCGCTTGCATCCCATGCTTCCCATCCACCGCTCTCTTCTCTTCCCCTTTCGGTAATAGACCCCCATGAGGGAAATCGAATTTCCACAGGAATTGCAGAACTTGACCGTGTCCTCGGTGGGGGTATGATGAAACGTTCCACCATCCTGGTAGGAGGAGAACCGGGCATCGGGAAATCCACCCTGCTACTCCAGGCGGCAGCCACCAGCCAATGCACTGGTCGGGTTCTCTATATTTCAGGAGAAGAATCGGCGGGCCAAATTCGGATGCGGGCCGACCGATTAGGAGTTACCAGCGATAAGATTGAGCTATTATGCACCGGTCACATGGAAGAGATTTTCCCTGTTCTGGATGCGGTAAAACCCATCTTGATTATCATCGATTCCATTCAGACCCTGTATACCACCGAACTCGGCCAGGTACCAGGCACCATCAACCAGATAAAATATTGTACCTATGAACTTATCGATTGGGTAAAGAATCATGATGCGATTCTGTTTTTGGTGGCCCACGTAACCAAAGATGGCCTTATCTCTGGACCCAAAAGTATAGAGCACATGGTAGACACGGTTTTATATTTTGAACAAAACGATACGGAATATCGCTTTGTGCGGGCCGCCAAAAATCGGTTCGGGTCTATCGACGAAATTGGAATTTTTTCCATGACCGAAGGGGGTATGCTGGCAGTGGAAGATCCTTCCCGGCTTTTTCTTGTCCCCCGAGATGGGCCCCTCCCCGCGGGGGTTGCAAAGGCGGCCGTAGTAGAAGGCAGCCGGGTGCTCCTCGTAGAGATTCAAGCCCTCATGGTAGAATCTAAGGGGGCCATAAGTCGCGTCTTCTCTGACCGAATCGATACTAATCGGGTTTCCCGATTGGCCGCCACCATCGAAAAACATCTTAATCTCCGACTCTCCGACCAGGATATATACATAAATGTGGCCGGAGGCATACGGCTCACCGATGTGGGAGCCGATCTCCCGATCGCTGCGGCCCTTTACTCTGCCAGGACAGGGATTCCTATTCCTGATTCCAGCATTATGGCAGGAGAACTGACGCTGGCCGGGGAAATACGGCCAGTTCGCCGAGCCCTGGTACGATACAAAACGGCAACCAGTCTGGGATTCCAGTCGTATTTTGGTCCCAAAATCGAGGGGAAAGAGACCTCCCCAGAGGTTTTTACTTCAGAAATGGGGGCGTACCATACCATACAGGATCTAAAATCCCTGATCCCTGAACTTTTTGCGCAAATAAAATAA
- a CDS encoding cellulase family glycosylhydrolase: protein MQIFIKKSNLYDEEGRQILLRGCNLGGSSKVPTTPNGATWRKDSLENPRAVSFVGRPFPLEEADMHVDRLASWGFNCVRFIVTWEGIEHEGPGIYDEAYLAYLRKIIKKLENRNIGVYMDPHQDVWSRWTGGDGAPAWVFDILGIDIGRLSITGAALTHQEKGDPFPKMVWPTNYNRYGAATLFTLFFGGNVYAPHCMVEGTPIQEFLQQKYIAAMRHCYRRLKDCKNIIGWGTMNEPHPGYIGYQNLENLENNSIALGPIPSAFQSMVAASGYTVEVPVYKTGILGTRVIGKETINPEKASLFKEGFSCPWKKEGVWTDEGGVPRLLKKDYFAYIEGRPVRFVDDFLKPFMKKFIASLSEVQEKCLFFIEGVPNGDHPSWDKNDGDRCINAFHWYDGATLFSKKFFPWVSVRSDNRQLVVGKRRVLESFIDQLYEDIRWTQEHMNNMPCLLGEFGLPFDLFNKKAYKTGDYSLHEIALDMYYSAIEALRLHATIWNYTADNNHERGDQWNDEDLSIVGPEGPRAMRGWLRPYPRAIAGELLFYHWDYKKRFFSFRYEANPHITAPTEVYLPATCIGSRPHILVVYNRKQSLPFTWDSEKGLLLITTPKEGGSIEVTVQGED, encoded by the coding sequence ATGCAAATTTTTATTAAGAAGAGCAACCTCTATGATGAAGAGGGGAGGCAAATACTGTTACGGGGATGTAATCTCGGTGGGAGTTCTAAGGTTCCCACCACTCCCAATGGCGCGACCTGGCGAAAGGATTCTCTTGAAAACCCCAGGGCGGTCTCCTTTGTGGGACGCCCCTTTCCTTTAGAAGAAGCGGACATGCATGTAGACCGGCTTGCTTCATGGGGTTTTAACTGCGTCCGTTTTATCGTTACCTGGGAAGGAATCGAGCACGAAGGCCCCGGTATATACGATGAAGCATACCTGGCGTACCTGCGTAAAATTATCAAAAAACTGGAAAACCGCAACATAGGGGTATACATGGATCCTCACCAGGATGTATGGAGCCGCTGGACCGGTGGCGACGGGGCACCGGCCTGGGTTTTCGATATCCTGGGCATCGACATTGGCCGGCTTTCAATAACCGGAGCTGCCCTTACGCATCAGGAAAAGGGAGATCCCTTTCCTAAAATGGTCTGGCCCACTAATTACAACCGATATGGCGCAGCCACCCTTTTTACCCTCTTTTTTGGGGGGAATGTCTATGCCCCCCACTGTATGGTAGAAGGGACCCCCATTCAGGAATTCCTGCAGCAGAAATACATTGCCGCTATGCGGCACTGCTATCGACGCCTTAAGGATTGTAAGAACATTATCGGCTGGGGTACCATGAACGAGCCCCATCCCGGCTACATTGGGTACCAGAATCTAGAAAACCTCGAAAACAATTCCATCGCCCTGGGCCCCATCCCCTCGGCCTTTCAATCGATGGTGGCGGCCTCAGGGTATACCGTAGAAGTTCCGGTGTACAAAACAGGAATTCTGGGAACCCGCGTAATCGGAAAAGAAACTATCAATCCAGAAAAGGCCTCTCTTTTTAAAGAAGGCTTTTCATGTCCCTGGAAGAAAGAGGGAGTCTGGACAGATGAAGGGGGCGTTCCCCGGCTTTTGAAAAAAGACTATTTCGCTTACATTGAAGGCAGACCCGTTCGCTTCGTCGATGATTTTCTAAAACCTTTTATGAAAAAATTCATAGCATCCCTTTCAGAGGTGCAGGAAAAATGTCTTTTCTTTATCGAAGGGGTCCCCAATGGAGACCATCCCTCCTGGGATAAAAACGATGGAGACCGGTGCATCAATGCCTTCCATTGGTATGATGGGGCAACCCTTTTTTCCAAGAAATTTTTCCCCTGGGTTTCGGTTCGCTCCGATAATCGGCAACTGGTAGTGGGGAAACGACGGGTTCTGGAAAGTTTTATCGATCAACTCTACGAAGACATCCGCTGGACCCAGGAACACATGAATAACATGCCCTGCCTTCTCGGAGAATTTGGCCTTCCCTTTGATTTGTTTAATAAAAAGGCCTATAAAACAGGGGATTATTCGCTCCACGAAATTGCCCTGGATATGTATTACTCGGCGATTGAGGCACTCAGGCTCCACGCCACAATCTGGAACTACACCGCCGATAACAACCATGAACGGGGAGATCAATGGAATGACGAAGATCTTTCCATTGTGGGACCAGAGGGTCCCCGGGCAATGAGAGGATGGCTCCGCCCCTATCCCAGGGCCATTGCAGGGGAACTGCTCTTTTATCACTGGGACTACAAAAAACGCTTCTTTTCTTTCCGCTATGAGGCGAATCCCCACATTACAGCCCCGACGGAAGTATATCTTCCAGCCACCTGCATAGGGTCCAGACCTCACATCCTTGTGGTATATAACCGGAAGCAAAGCCTCCCCTTTACCTGGGATTCAGAAAAGGGGCTTCTTCTTATCACCACCCCAAAAGAAGGGGGGAGCATAGAAGTAACTGTACAAGGGGAAGACTAG
- a CDS encoding phosphoglycerate dehydrogenase, with product MFRILTANKISPRGLDLFPRDMYEIASEIPNPDAILVRSADLHSVEIPSSVKAIARAGAGVNNIPVDLCSERGIVVFNTPGANANAVKELAIAGLLLSSRKIVEGIAWCKTLIEKGDEVPDLVEKGKSQFEGPEIKGKTLGVIGLGAIGVMVANDAVNLGMDVIGYDPYISVDAAWNLSREVKKAETLEGLLRVADYITLHVPLMDATKGMIDMEKIRLMKKGVRLINLARGGLVNDADLIQALQEGKINCYVTDFPNAELLKQERVLCIPHLGASTPEAEENCAEMAVLQLRDYLEAGNIKNSVNFPHCKLEQRSPYRLLVANRNVPNMVGQITTILAEGNINITDLINHHKDKYAYNIIDTESPIPDYLIQKIQAVEGIIRVRVIEKK from the coding sequence ATGTTTCGGATTTTAACGGCCAACAAAATTTCTCCCCGGGGGCTCGATCTCTTTCCCCGGGACATGTATGAAATCGCAAGCGAGATTCCAAACCCTGATGCAATCCTTGTTCGGAGCGCAGATCTCCATTCGGTGGAAATTCCTTCTTCGGTAAAGGCGATTGCCCGGGCGGGAGCGGGGGTCAACAATATCCCGGTAGATCTTTGTAGTGAGCGGGGTATCGTGGTGTTTAATACCCCTGGTGCCAATGCCAATGCGGTAAAAGAATTGGCAATAGCGGGATTACTCCTTTCTTCCCGAAAAATTGTGGAAGGAATTGCCTGGTGTAAAACCCTTATCGAAAAGGGCGATGAGGTCCCCGACCTGGTGGAAAAAGGGAAAAGCCAGTTTGAAGGACCGGAAATCAAAGGTAAAACCCTCGGCGTAATTGGTCTTGGGGCGATCGGGGTGATGGTTGCCAACGATGCGGTAAACCTGGGGATGGACGTAATAGGGTATGATCCCTATATTTCGGTAGATGCGGCCTGGAATCTTTCCCGGGAAGTAAAAAAGGCTGAGACCCTCGAAGGTCTATTGCGGGTGGCAGATTATATCACCCTCCATGTGCCTCTTATGGATGCCACTAAAGGTATGATTGATATGGAAAAAATCCGCCTCATGAAAAAGGGGGTTCGACTTATCAATCTTGCTCGAGGCGGGCTTGTGAATGATGCGGACCTTATTCAGGCGCTACAGGAGGGGAAGATCAACTGTTATGTAACGGATTTCCCGAATGCGGAACTGCTTAAGCAAGAACGGGTCCTCTGTATTCCCCACCTTGGGGCCTCTACCCCGGAGGCAGAGGAAAACTGCGCGGAAATGGCGGTCCTCCAATTGCGGGATTATCTTGAAGCGGGGAATATCAAGAATTCGGTGAATTTTCCCCATTGTAAACTGGAACAACGTTCTCCCTATCGGTTATTGGTGGCCAATAGAAACGTACCTAACATGGTAGGACAGATAACGACCATCCTTGCGGAGGGGAACATCAATATTACTGATCTCATAAATCACCATAAGGATAAGTACGCCTACAATATCATTGATACCGAGAGCCCTATCCCGGATTACCTTATACAAAAAATCCAGGCGGTAGAAGGTATTATTCGTGTGAGGGTGATAGAAAAAAAATAA
- a CDS encoding transglycosylase SLT domain-containing protein, which yields MMRRFFFLGIPFCLSSLLLIPALYLHVHNAFTVSALENISPEWVALHPSEYRAAVLTFKDSPKNTILTLYRDPLSRESVVSFFEALTHSRALAESILAYCDQFEVPPSLAFALAWEESRFNPRAVNTNKGSVDRGLFQLNSKAFPNLKEQDFFNPDLNARYGIAHLRWCLDLGGSEVAGLAMYNAGTTRVRADNTPKKTLDYIARVQAFRDGVEDLFSREIAPRWIIADGTVKAASEKASSSETRLALFPSFKGGLR from the coding sequence ATGATGCGAAGATTTTTCTTTTTAGGTATTCCCTTTTGTCTCAGTAGTCTACTGCTTATTCCTGCCCTGTATCTGCATGTACATAATGCTTTTACTGTATCGGCCCTTGAGAATATTTCTCCCGAGTGGGTGGCCCTTCACCCCAGCGAATACCGGGCTGCGGTTCTTACCTTTAAGGATAGCCCCAAAAATACTATTTTGACCCTCTATCGGGATCCCCTTTCCCGGGAATCGGTTGTTTCTTTCTTTGAGGCCCTTACCCACTCTCGAGCCCTGGCAGAGAGTATCCTGGCCTATTGTGACCAGTTTGAAGTTCCCCCGAGTCTTGCCTTTGCGCTTGCCTGGGAAGAGAGTCGTTTTAATCCCCGGGCGGTAAACACCAACAAGGGAAGCGTCGATAGGGGGCTTTTCCAGTTGAATTCGAAGGCCTTCCCCAATCTTAAAGAGCAGGACTTTTTTAACCCCGATCTCAATGCCCGGTATGGAATTGCCCATCTTCGGTGGTGCCTTGATTTAGGGGGAAGCGAGGTTGCCGGCCTTGCCATGTATAACGCCGGTACCACCCGGGTACGAGCCGATAACACGCCGAAAAAAACCCTCGATTACATCGCCCGGGTTCAGGCGTTTCGAGATGGGGTAGAAGACCTTTTTAGTCGCGAAATAGCTCCCCGTTGGATTATTGCCGATGGTACGGTAAAAGCCGCTTCTGAAAAAGCATCTTCTTCTGAAACTCGATTAGCCCTATTCCCTTCTTTTAAAGGGGGCCTGCGCTAG
- a CDS encoding site-specific DNA-methyltransferase, translating into MKRKIGTETSAFGVSGRINHDSSKFYNSRMYKELKLKNEEIGEENSFPEEYRNTIILGSSENMQEIPDNSVHLMITSPPYNANKEYDQDLTLTEYLSFLERVFRETYRVLVYGGRACINIANLGRKPYIPLSDYVSRIMIDIGFLMRGEIIWNKASSASPSTAWGSWQSAANPTLRDIHEYILVFSKGDYSREKGEKEDTITREQFMEWTKSVWTINAESAKRIGHPAPFPEELPYRLIQLYSFKGDIILDPFMGSGTTAVAALKSSRDFVGYEIVEEYVTLAQERIKVIRDQPLLLS; encoded by the coding sequence ATGAAAAGAAAGATCGGTACGGAAACCAGTGCTTTTGGTGTTAGTGGTAGAATAAATCACGATAGTTCAAAATTTTACAATAGTAGGATGTATAAAGAACTGAAGCTAAAAAATGAAGAAATAGGTGAAGAAAATTCCTTCCCAGAAGAATATCGTAATACTATCATCCTAGGGTCTTCCGAAAATATGCAAGAGATCCCCGACAATTCGGTGCACCTTATGATTACTTCTCCGCCTTATAATGCTAATAAAGAATATGATCAGGATCTTACCCTTACAGAGTATCTTTCTTTTCTGGAGCGAGTTTTTCGGGAAACCTATAGAGTATTAGTGTATGGTGGTAGAGCCTGTATTAACATTGCTAATTTAGGAAGAAAACCATATATTCCTCTTTCAGATTATGTTTCTCGTATTATGATAGATATAGGCTTTTTAATGCGAGGCGAGATTATCTGGAATAAAGCATCTAGTGCGAGTCCTTCAACCGCTTGGGGAAGTTGGCAAAGTGCAGCCAACCCTACCCTTCGAGATATTCATGAATATATCCTTGTTTTTTCTAAGGGGGATTATAGTAGGGAAAAAGGAGAAAAAGAAGATACAATCACCCGGGAACAATTCATGGAATGGACAAAATCGGTTTGGACTATAAATGCTGAAAGTGCAAAAAGAATTGGGCATCCAGCCCCATTCCCTGAAGAGTTGCCGTATCGGCTTATTCAACTGTACTCTTTTAAGGGTGATATTATACTTGATCCTTTTATGGGGTCGGGGACTACCGCTGTAGCAGCATTAAAAAGCAGCAGAGATTTTGTAGGATACGAAATTGTTGAAGAATATGTTACCCTCGCCCAAGAACGAATTAAAGTGATAAGGGATCAACCTCTTCTTTTATCTTAG
- the serC gene encoding 3-phosphoserine/phosphohydroxythreonine transaminase, whose translation MKRVYNFSAGPSMLPLEVLQRAAAEMTDARGTGQSVMEMSHRSKDFKPIIDHAEAMLRKLMGIPNNYKVLFLQGGASLQFAMVPLNLAPPVDGKKRKATYVDTGIWASKAAEEASKYVEVRVAASSKDRAYTYIPAAPAPDPEDAYYHITLNNTIVGTRWTTLPDTGNVPLVADISSCILSEPLDVSRFGVLYAGAQKNLGPAGVTVVIVREDLIQKVPDWVPTMLRYEIHAKEGSMYNTPPCYGIYMIGLVLDWMEAQGGLEVIYKRNQEKAALLYNYLDSSSFFRSPVEKRDRSLMNVPFVHGDPDVEARFVQEAAAAGLVNLAGHRLVGGMRASIYNAMPIEGVQALIDFMKEFEAKNRGH comes from the coding sequence ATGAAACGGGTCTACAACTTCTCGGCGGGGCCGTCTATGTTACCCCTGGAGGTGCTTCAGAGGGCCGCAGCAGAAATGACCGATGCCCGGGGGACCGGTCAGTCGGTGATGGAAATGAGTCACCGTTCAAAGGATTTTAAACCTATCATCGACCATGCAGAGGCGATGCTCCGAAAATTGATGGGCATTCCCAACAATTACAAGGTGCTCTTTCTGCAGGGTGGCGCTTCTCTCCAGTTTGCCATGGTTCCCCTGAATCTTGCTCCCCCGGTGGATGGGAAAAAACGGAAAGCTACCTACGTAGATACGGGTATTTGGGCCTCCAAGGCGGCAGAAGAGGCCTCCAAATATGTGGAAGTCCGGGTTGCCGCTTCCTCGAAGGATCGGGCCTACACCTATATTCCTGCCGCTCCTGCTCCGGATCCAGAGGATGCCTACTACCATATTACCTTGAACAACACGATTGTAGGAACCCGCTGGACCACCCTGCCCGATACAGGGAATGTTCCCCTGGTGGCAGATATTTCAAGCTGTATCCTTTCGGAACCCCTGGATGTGAGTCGCTTTGGGGTGTTGTATGCGGGGGCTCAGAAAAACCTGGGGCCCGCGGGGGTCACGGTGGTGATCGTTCGGGAAGATCTTATCCAGAAGGTCCCGGACTGGGTACCCACCATGTTGCGGTATGAGATCCATGCAAAAGAAGGTTCCATGTATAATACCCCGCCCTGCTACGGGATCTACATGATTGGTCTTGTTCTTGACTGGATGGAAGCCCAGGGTGGTCTTGAGGTTATCTATAAGCGAAACCAGGAAAAGGCGGCCCTTTTGTATAACTATCTTGATTCGTCGAGCTTTTTCCGTTCCCCCGTGGAAAAACGGGATCGGAGCCTCATGAATGTCCCCTTTGTCCACGGAGACCCTGATGTGGAAGCCCGTTTTGTGCAGGAGGCCGCCGCCGCGGGCCTGGTGAATTTGGCGGGGCATCGCCTGGTAGGGGGTATGCGGGCAAGCATCTACAACGCCATGCCTATTGAAGGGGTACAGGCCCTGATAGACTTTATGAAAGAATTTGAAGCGAAAAATAGGGGGCACTAG
- a CDS encoding PTS sugar transporter subunit IIA → MNLKTVLNKDLIRLNLKGTTKEEIINELLDILVQNGKIKDREAAYTAIMEREQKMSTGMKHGIAIPHGKSPTIQELVACIGISEKPVDFDALDHEPCRIFIMTLSPIDKTGPHLQFLAEISLLFKSSEKRAQILAAKTPEEVVRILTE, encoded by the coding sequence ATGAACCTCAAGACAGTGCTTAACAAGGATCTCATCCGTCTCAACCTCAAAGGAACCACAAAGGAAGAGATAATCAACGAGCTCTTAGACATCCTCGTACAAAATGGGAAAATAAAGGACCGGGAAGCTGCATACACCGCCATCATGGAGCGGGAACAGAAAATGTCCACCGGCATGAAGCACGGCATTGCGATTCCCCATGGGAAGTCACCGACTATTCAGGAATTGGTTGCCTGCATTGGAATTTCAGAAAAGCCCGTTGATTTTGATGCCCTTGACCACGAACCCTGCAGAATTTTTATCATGACCCTTTCTCCGATAGACAAAACGGGGCCCCATCTTCAGTTTCTAGCTGAAATAAGCCTACTTTTTAAGAGTTCAGAAAAACGAGCCCAAATCCTGGCAGCCAAGACTCCGGAAGAAGTAGTCCGTATCTTAACAGAATAA